From one Sardina pilchardus chromosome 6, fSarPil1.1, whole genome shotgun sequence genomic stretch:
- the LOC134083423 gene encoding uncharacterized protein LOC134083423, with amino-acid sequence MSINKAVRKLCVSPKIHPVIPSLSTADSPAVQSSTIDLGDEELLVAAEDLESSIQQSRICLPAGWIPALPEVDQRWISKALFQWSRFDQPELNPTKGDKMWWYPPQPPQTPNGMPSLERHFGTPLLLWMPRKFWRVRLVCPHPDCIQSELTSAGLHQRIKQVVGVSSSYYIASEYLACKSCKRRVISWSSAIISQLDIGHRIQFPCIMTYRLGCDMTVVRLMRQRGLGNSSSQLQKQLEEQHAETWLCKQIQFLTDYRGLARAVSSGLISPIPLGDLPVMPVVPKHRWLMQIYAQDVLSRLEEVKASITSLFGQVIKMDSTKKIVRKLAGKAQSTAAWATNVGNEHGHVIASVLTASEGWGLAKMAEGLVRRYKDAGVSPPAILYVDRDCCDTFFQCYLIDGISRWNEDRTLAAEGRRGPHSYSGLLRHAANQLAEEVLGHKMVEYTVPRKYTGELLGIEYLYDQNNAVMEDYKVACATLEDKDITVAEEESCC; translated from the exons ATGTCCATCAACAAAGCAGTGAGGAAGCTGTGCGTATCGCCCAAGATTCATCCTG TCATTCCTTCTTTGTCCACTGCTGACTCCCCCGCTGTGCAGTCATCCACAATAGACTTAGGTGACGAAGAATTGTTGGTTGCAGCTGAGGATCTTGAGTCAAGCATACAGC AGAGCAGAATATGCCTGCCAGCTGGTTGGATCCCCGCGTTGCCAGAGGTTGACCAGCGCTGGATTTCCAAAGCCCTTTTTCAGTGGTCTCGCTTTGATCAGCCCGAACTGAACCCGACAAAGGGAGACAAAATGTGGTGGTATCCACCTCAACCACCACAGACCCCAAATGGCATGCCATCTTTAGAGCGACACTTTGGCACCCCGCTGCTGTTATGGATGCCAAGGAAATTCTGGCGAGTGCGCTTAGTCTGTCCCCACCCTGACTGTATCCAGTCAGAGCTTACCTCTGCTGGACTCCATCAGAGAATAAAACAAGTGGTCGGTGTCAGCAGTTCTTATTACATTGCATCGGAATATCTTGCCTGTAAGAGCTGTAAAAGAAGAGTGATCAGTTGGAGCAGCGCCATCATCTCCCAGCTAGACATTGGCCACCGTATCCAATTCCCATGTATAATGACCTACAGACTGGGGTGTGACATGACTGTTGTGCGCCTGATGCGTCAACGTGGCTTGGGTAACAGCAGCAGCCAGCTGCAAAAGCAGCTAGAGGAGCAGCATGCAGAAACCTGGCTCTGCAAGCAAATTCAGTTCCTGACTGATTACAGAGGACTGGCACGTGCTGTCTCTTCGGGTCTGATTTCACCCATCCCTCTGGGGGACTTGCCAGTTATGCCAGTAGTGCCAAAGCACCGTTGGTTAATGCAAATATACGCCCAAGATGTCCTCAGCCGGTTGGAAGAAGTAAAGGCCTCCATTACATCACTTTTTGGACAAGTCATTAAGATGGATTCCACAAAGAAAATTGTCAGGAAGTTGGCAGGAAAGGCCCAGTCTACAGCTGCTTGGGCAACAAATGTGGGCAATGAACATGGCCATGTTATAGCGAGTGTCCTCACAGCTAGTGAGGGCTGGGGGTTGGCAAAGATGGCGGAGGGGCTTGTGAGGCGGTATAAGGATGCTGGGGTGTCTCCACCAGCTATTTTATATGTGGACCGAGATTGCT GTGATACATTCTTCCAGTGCTATTTGATAGACGGCATTTCAAGGTGGAATGAGGACCGAACTCTGGCAGCAGAGGGAAGACGAGGGCCACACTCTTACAGTGGTCTACTGCGGCATGCTGCCAACCAGCTGGCCGAGGAGGTGCTTGGCCACAAAATGGTGGAGTACACCGTACCACGGAAATACACTG GTGAGCTGTTAGGTATTGAATACCTTTACGACCAAAACAATGCTGTGATGGAGGACTACAAAGTGGCTTGTGCAACCCTGGAGGACAAGGACATCACTGTTGCAGAGGAAGAGTC CTGCTGCTAG